One Terriglobales bacterium genomic region harbors:
- the rplM gene encoding 50S ribosomal protein L13 yields the protein MSTYFPKEGEIARKWYVVDADGQTLGRLATRVASILAGKESTKYTPFIDAGDHVVVINAAKVRLTGMKAENKVYHHYTGFPGGLRTEEYKKRFARKPETVVEDAIVGMLPHTKLGRAMAKKLKVYRDNKHPHAAQKPEALALEGKRA from the coding sequence ATGTCAACCTATTTCCCCAAAGAGGGGGAAATTGCGCGCAAGTGGTATGTCGTGGATGCGGACGGGCAGACGCTCGGCCGCCTGGCGACGCGCGTTGCAAGCATCCTCGCGGGCAAAGAAAGCACCAAATACACCCCCTTCATCGATGCCGGGGACCATGTGGTGGTGATCAACGCCGCCAAGGTGCGCCTGACCGGCATGAAGGCTGAGAACAAGGTTTATCACCACTACACCGGGTTCCCCGGCGGGTTGCGGACCGAGGAGTACAAGAAGCGCTTTGCGCGCAAGCCGGAGACCGTGGTGGAGGACGCCATCGTCGGTATGTTGCCGCATACCAAGCTGGGGCGCGCCATGGCCAAGAAGCTGAAAGTCTATCGCGACAACAAGCATCCGCACGCGGCGCAGAAGCCAGAAGCGCTCGCCCTCGAGGGCAAGCGGGCATAG